Proteins encoded within one genomic window of Spirochaeta cellobiosiphila DSM 17781:
- a CDS encoding nucleoside kinase has protein sequence MDKVKVSYPSGDVYEVPYGTRLKDLFGTHPLSTEDNPLAVKANNRTVNMSYRVKSNCQIELVKKDSTEGMHIYRDSLGYLLCLAAREEIPQLSINISHSLGDGYYYYSEEEDLSLYTDRLTQRMKVFVQEALSIDRITLSYEDSIQYFRQYKQKQTLELLAHQNSYQVSIYQCGEYWDVAHTTLVDNTKYLDTFELKPYGQGILLRGPLKGHVNRLASFKDYPKLFNVYQEYKEWGHILGVSSVGALNKINKEKSIPQFINLAEALQDKKIAQLADKVVASESKVVLIAGPSSSGKTTFTKKLSIQLNVLGLETDQISLDDYFLDREKTPLDEHGEYDFEAIEAINVDRLNDDLLQLFAGQKITLPRFDFKTGVSTDGPRLSLGPKSILLIEGIHGLNPELTPRIKRSDKFLIYVSALTQLNLDNHNRISTTDNRLIRRIVRDYNFRGYSALETIKRWPSVRKGEERNIFPYQESADGHFNSALDYELGVLRGRADLLLRQIKPYHKEYSEALRLLEFLDNFAMISEITVPPYSILREFIGHSGFHY, from the coding sequence ATGGATAAAGTTAAAGTTTCTTACCCTTCCGGTGATGTTTATGAAGTACCCTACGGGACTCGATTAAAAGATTTATTTGGGACTCATCCTCTCTCTACTGAAGATAATCCTCTTGCTGTGAAAGCCAATAATAGAACTGTCAATATGAGTTATCGAGTAAAGAGTAATTGTCAGATAGAGTTAGTCAAAAAAGACTCTACAGAGGGCATGCATATTTACAGAGATAGTTTAGGATATCTCCTCTGCCTGGCAGCAAGGGAAGAGATCCCTCAATTGTCAATCAATATCAGTCATTCCCTTGGAGATGGCTATTACTACTACAGTGAAGAGGAAGATCTTTCTCTCTATACAGATCGCTTGACTCAAAGAATGAAAGTTTTCGTACAAGAGGCTCTGTCCATAGACAGAATTACCCTTAGTTATGAAGACAGTATTCAATACTTCAGACAATACAAACAAAAGCAAACTTTGGAATTGCTAGCTCACCAGAATTCCTATCAGGTATCCATATATCAATGTGGGGAGTATTGGGATGTGGCTCACACTACCTTAGTGGATAATACAAAATACTTAGACACCTTTGAACTAAAGCCCTATGGACAAGGTATACTGCTCAGAGGCCCCTTGAAGGGACATGTGAACAGATTGGCTTCCTTTAAAGACTATCCCAAGCTATTCAATGTTTATCAGGAATACAAAGAATGGGGGCATATTTTAGGTGTGAGTTCAGTAGGAGCTCTCAACAAAATCAACAAGGAAAAATCCATTCCCCAATTCATTAATCTGGCAGAAGCCTTACAGGACAAGAAGATTGCCCAACTGGCTGATAAGGTTGTGGCCAGTGAATCAAAGGTTGTGCTCATTGCCGGCCCTTCTTCTTCAGGGAAAACAACTTTTACGAAGAAACTAAGTATTCAACTCAATGTGTTAGGCCTTGAGACCGATCAAATATCCCTGGATGATTACTTTCTGGATAGGGAGAAGACTCCCCTGGATGAACATGGTGAGTATGATTTTGAAGCTATTGAAGCCATCAACGTGGATCGATTGAATGATGATCTCTTACAGCTTTTCGCAGGTCAGAAGATTACTTTACCCCGTTTTGATTTTAAAACCGGAGTGTCCACAGATGGACCTCGCTTATCATTAGGACCTAAATCTATTCTTCTTATAGAAGGAATTCATGGCCTCAATCCCGAGTTAACCCCTCGCATCAAGAGAAGTGATAAATTCTTAATCTATGTCTCCGCCTTGACCCAGCTGAATCTTGACAATCACAACCGAATATCAACGACAGATAATCGTCTTATTAGACGTATCGTTCGTGATTATAATTTTAGAGGGTATTCTGCGTTAGAGACTATAAAACGCTGGCCTAGTGTTCGAAAAGGGGAGGAGCGTAATATTTTCCCCTATCAGGAAAGTGCTGATGGACATTTTAATTCTGCTCTGGATTATGAACTAGGTGTCCTCAGGGGCAGGGCGGATTTGTTATTACGTCAGATTAAACCCTATCACAAAGAATACTCTGAGGCATTACGTCTTTTGGAGTTCCTGGACAACTTTGCCATGATCTCTGAGATCACAGTGCCCCCTTATAGCATCCTTCGAGAGTTCATAGGCCACAGTGGATTTCATTATTAG
- a CDS encoding alanine--tRNA ligase — protein MTANELRRKYIDFFVSHDHVEISGKSLIPENDPTVLFTTAGMHPLVPYLLGEPHPAGNRLTDVQKCIRTGDIDEVGDPSHLTFFEMLGNWSLGDYFKDLSLPMSWEFLTSSQWLGLEKERISVTVFAGDDDAPKDEESASIWLKLGVPSERIYYLPKEDNWWGPAGETGPCGPDSEIFYDTGKEACGPDCRPGCHCGKYFEIWNNVFMQYNKQADGSFKPLTRKCVDTGMGIERTITMLQGKKSVYDTELFQPIFKCIEADCGKKYGQDDSIDNSIRIISDHVKTSTFILGDDHGITPSNLGQGYILRRLIRRALRHGRKLGYEGKFLGKPASIVIDMYAEVYPELVERKDLILAEFDKEEEKFLKTLEKGEKEFEKLLPNLLKNPKKIIPGRMAFKLYDTYGFPVEITEELAQENGLTVDKEGFNSSYEKHQELSKKGSEKTFKGGLADNSEMTTALHTATHLLHKALRMVLGDHVEQKGSNITAERLRFDFSHPDKMTPEEVQKVEDIVNEQIKRELPVFMEMLTVEEAKSQGAMALFTNKYDEVVKVYSIGDFSMEVCGGPHVENTKSLGTFKIQKEQSSSSGVRRIRAVLSH, from the coding sequence ATGACAGCGAATGAATTAAGACGAAAATACATAGATTTTTTTGTATCACATGATCATGTAGAAATATCAGGTAAATCCTTGATTCCAGAAAATGATCCCACTGTGTTATTTACCACTGCCGGGATGCATCCCTTAGTTCCTTACTTATTAGGTGAACCTCACCCGGCTGGGAACCGTTTGACAGACGTTCAGAAGTGTATTCGTACCGGTGATATTGATGAAGTAGGGGATCCTTCCCACTTAACATTCTTTGAAATGCTTGGCAACTGGTCATTAGGGGATTATTTCAAAGATCTATCCCTTCCTATGAGTTGGGAGTTCTTAACATCATCCCAATGGCTTGGTTTAGAGAAAGAACGCATCTCTGTTACTGTTTTCGCAGGAGATGACGATGCTCCAAAGGACGAAGAATCTGCCTCAATATGGTTGAAACTCGGTGTTCCTTCAGAACGTATCTATTACCTTCCCAAAGAAGACAACTGGTGGGGACCTGCTGGCGAAACAGGACCCTGTGGTCCAGATTCTGAGATATTCTATGATACTGGTAAGGAAGCTTGTGGTCCTGATTGTCGTCCAGGCTGTCATTGCGGTAAGTATTTTGAGATCTGGAATAATGTTTTCATGCAGTATAATAAACAGGCTGATGGTTCCTTTAAACCCTTAACAAGAAAATGTGTTGATACCGGTATGGGAATTGAACGAACAATTACGATGCTTCAAGGTAAGAAGTCTGTTTATGATACAGAGTTATTTCAACCTATATTTAAGTGTATAGAAGCAGATTGCGGTAAGAAATATGGACAGGATGATAGTATAGATAATTCTATCAGAATTATTTCGGATCATGTGAAAACCTCCACATTTATTTTGGGTGATGATCATGGCATTACCCCTTCAAACTTAGGTCAGGGGTATATCCTGCGTCGGTTGATTAGAAGAGCCCTTAGACATGGCCGTAAATTAGGTTATGAAGGGAAGTTCCTAGGAAAGCCGGCTTCTATTGTTATTGATATGTATGCCGAAGTTTATCCAGAACTGGTTGAACGAAAAGACCTTATTCTTGCGGAATTTGATAAAGAAGAAGAGAAGTTCCTTAAGACTTTGGAAAAGGGTGAAAAAGAATTTGAAAAGCTCCTTCCTAATCTCTTAAAAAATCCAAAGAAGATCATTCCTGGACGAATGGCTTTTAAGCTTTATGATACTTATGGTTTTCCAGTTGAAATCACTGAGGAATTGGCCCAGGAAAATGGATTAACCGTTGATAAAGAGGGCTTTAATAGCTCTTATGAAAAGCATCAGGAATTAAGTAAAAAGGGTAGTGAGAAAACGTTCAAAGGAGGATTAGCTGATAACTCAGAAATGACAACAGCCCTCCATACAGCAACCCACCTTCTTCATAAAGCTCTTCGCATGGTACTCGGTGATCATGTAGAACAAAAAGGTTCTAATATAACCGCTGAACGTCTTAGGTTTGACTTTAGTCATCCTGATAAGATGACCCCAGAAGAAGTGCAAAAGGTAGAAGATATAGTAAATGAACAGATCAAAAGAGAACTTCCTGTTTTCATGGAAATGTTGACTGTTGAAGAAGCTAAGTCCCAGGGGGCTATGGCTTTATTTACGAACAAATACGATGAAGTTGTGAAGGTTTACAGTATAGGTGATTTTAGTATGGAAGTTTGTGGTGGCCCTCATGTGGAGAATACAAAATCCCTAGGTACCTTTAAAATACAAAAAGAACAATCCAGTTCTTCTGGTGTAAGACGTATTAGAGCTGTTCTTAGCCATTAG
- a CDS encoding HD-GYP domain-containing protein, whose translation MKSISTNTIKPNTYYDSDIYLDDKYILLTPETPVTEELIKRLSKWKYTEIVTEGSTSGKMTIPGMDGIGQFDSDIKEKEALKEVNELFDKSLDYTEKLFDDFLRKSDLAIAPATDMVKEIIAMVKKNKKYILRLAELGSTDYDFLIIQSVKTCVLAIVIGEDMRMPAHKLIELGIAGLLHKIGMFRLPPALRNQTNPLSAEEKKALTAYPIIGYRVLKEFSLPANITLAILEHQERMDGTGYPQGLSGDRISMNARIIAIASNYSAQISSRPYREARNGHTSIVELLKGSGRIYDEQILKRLVFIISIYPLGSYVILNSGSIAQIVDTNTQEPRFPMLKLLTDEHGASLPEPRVLKTSEDSELQISRVLDMSEVSKLRDRGILPS comes from the coding sequence ATGAAAAGTATCTCTACCAATACAATTAAACCTAATACTTATTATGACTCAGATATATACTTGGATGATAAGTACATCTTATTAACACCAGAAACACCTGTTACAGAGGAGCTTATTAAGCGCCTGAGCAAATGGAAATATACAGAAATTGTTACAGAAGGATCTACCTCTGGTAAGATGACCATTCCTGGTATGGATGGTATTGGCCAGTTTGATTCAGACATAAAAGAAAAAGAAGCCTTGAAAGAAGTTAATGAACTTTTTGATAAAAGCCTGGATTATACAGAAAAGCTGTTTGATGACTTTTTGAGGAAATCAGACTTAGCGATTGCTCCTGCTACGGATATGGTAAAAGAAATCATAGCCATGGTTAAGAAAAATAAAAAATACATCCTTCGCCTTGCTGAGCTAGGTAGTACTGATTATGACTTTCTCATAATCCAATCGGTCAAGACCTGTGTTCTGGCCATCGTTATTGGGGAGGACATGCGTATGCCTGCCCATAAACTTATTGAATTGGGAATTGCCGGCTTATTACACAAGATAGGAATGTTCCGGCTTCCCCCGGCTCTTCGTAATCAAACTAATCCTTTGTCAGCAGAAGAGAAAAAAGCTCTCACAGCCTATCCCATTATAGGATATAGAGTCCTTAAAGAGTTCTCCCTTCCTGCTAATATTACTTTAGCGATTCTGGAACATCAGGAACGAATGGACGGAACCGGATATCCCCAAGGCTTGAGCGGTGATCGCATCAGTATGAATGCACGGATTATTGCCATCGCTAGTAATTATAGTGCTCAGATATCTTCCCGACCTTATAGGGAAGCACGGAATGGTCACACTAGTATAGTAGAACTGCTAAAAGGTTCTGGCAGAATCTATGATGAACAAATCTTGAAACGTTTGGTATTTATCATTAGTATCTATCCACTCGGATCCTATGTGATTCTGAATAGCGGCTCAATTGCCCAAATTGTTGATACGAATACCCAGGAACCCAGATTTCCCATGCTCAAATTACTAACAGATGAGCATGGTGCTTCCTTGCCAGAACCTCGTGTTCTTAAAACAAGTGAAGATTCTGAACTTCAGATAAGCCGGGTTCTTGATATGAGTGAAGTCAGCAAATTACGGGATAGGGGAATACTCCCTTCCTAG
- a CDS encoding solute carrier family 23 protein, which produces MISIGVNEKPELKKWIPLSFQHVFAMFSSTVLVPILTGLPTSSALFTSGVGTLIYILITKGKVPAYLGSSFAFITPIIMISQSFGVAYALGGAFAVGIFYIIISQIIRFFGYKWIDRVLPPVVIGSVIMVIGLKLAPTAMDMAMTGGTEDYHLSYFLIAAVTLGIAIFATIFLKGFFTVVPVLIGIIGGYLFTLIMGLFFPSFHLIDFTAVGKTAWFGLPHFAIPKFGIIPIITFLIVSLATIAEHLGDTLVMSRVAGKDFYKDPGLHRTLAGDGAATAFASFFGGPPNTTYGENIGVMAITHVYSVWVIGGAAVVATCLSFIHKFGALIQTIPSPVMGGISMMLFGIIASAGIRTVVESGVDYSCKRNLTITSVILVLGIGGGLIQFPITSSLNFELGGVALATLVGIVLNLILPQNLNNKEEE; this is translated from the coding sequence ATGATTTCAATAGGGGTTAATGAAAAGCCTGAACTCAAAAAATGGATTCCCTTAAGTTTTCAACATGTCTTTGCCATGTTCAGTTCGACCGTTTTGGTTCCCATATTAACGGGATTACCAACATCATCCGCTTTGTTTACCAGCGGTGTAGGGACTCTTATCTATATTTTGATTACAAAAGGTAAAGTCCCAGCCTATCTAGGTTCCAGTTTTGCCTTTATTACACCCATTATTATGATCAGTCAAAGCTTCGGTGTAGCCTATGCCTTAGGGGGAGCTTTTGCGGTTGGTATTTTTTATATCATTATTTCACAGATCATCCGTTTCTTTGGCTATAAGTGGATAGATAGAGTTCTACCTCCTGTTGTCATTGGTTCTGTCATCATGGTAATCGGTCTCAAACTGGCTCCTACAGCTATGGATATGGCTATGACAGGAGGAACAGAAGATTACCATCTCAGCTACTTTTTAATCGCAGCGGTAACCCTGGGAATTGCTATTTTTGCAACGATATTCCTAAAAGGATTTTTCACAGTAGTCCCTGTTTTGATCGGTATCATAGGTGGTTACCTTTTTACTTTGATCATGGGACTCTTTTTTCCAAGCTTTCATCTGATTGACTTCACCGCTGTAGGTAAGACAGCCTGGTTTGGCCTACCCCATTTTGCCATTCCCAAATTTGGTATTATTCCTATCATCACCTTTTTGATTGTGTCTCTGGCAACCATCGCAGAACATCTGGGAGATACTTTGGTTATGTCCCGGGTAGCGGGAAAGGATTTTTACAAAGATCCCGGGCTGCATAGAACCTTAGCCGGTGACGGAGCAGCTACGGCTTTTGCCTCCTTTTTTGGTGGTCCTCCCAATACTACTTATGGGGAAAACATTGGAGTTATGGCTATCACCCATGTGTATTCTGTATGGGTGATTGGAGGAGCCGCTGTAGTAGCAACCTGTCTATCCTTTATACATAAGTTCGGTGCCTTGATACAGACTATTCCCAGCCCTGTTATGGGAGGAATCAGTATGATGCTCTTTGGTATTATAGCCAGTGCGGGGATAAGAACTGTGGTTGAAAGTGGTGTCGATTATTCCTGTAAACGTAACTTGACCATCACTTCTGTTATCCTGGTCTTAGGTATTGGTGGAGGTCTTATTCAATTCCCTATCACTTCCAGTCTTAACTTTGAATTAGGGGGCGTAGCCCTGGCTACCCTCGTTGGTATTGTTCTGAATTTAATTCTTCCTCAGAATTTGAACAATAAAGAAGAAGAGTAA
- a CDS encoding ATP-dependent Clp protease adaptor ClpS, translating to MAGNKSDISEKIKSREKDEVQEPNKYKVILHNDHYTTMEFVVHVLMVVFRKSTDEASKIMLDVHTKGKGLVGLYSLDIAKTKVIQVTQMAEKAEYPLKCTYEKA from the coding sequence TTGGCTGGAAATAAATCAGACATTAGTGAGAAAATTAAAAGTAGGGAAAAGGACGAAGTTCAAGAACCTAATAAGTATAAGGTGATCCTTCATAATGATCACTATACAACAATGGAATTTGTCGTGCATGTGTTGATGGTCGTTTTTCGTAAATCAACAGATGAAGCCTCAAAAATTATGTTAGATGTACATACGAAAGGTAAAGGCTTAGTGGGACTTTACTCACTTGATATTGCCAAAACAAAGGTGATTCAAGTGACACAAATGGCAGAAAAAGCTGAGTATCCTCTTAAATGTACTTACGAAAAGGCATAG
- the clpA gene encoding ATP-dependent Clp protease ATP-binding subunit ClpA, which yields MNISETVQDVINSAYQEAKEKGHEYLTPEHILLASFKFDRPIGILKACDVDIEDVKNKVTEYLDTEMTFIDEGEPTQSIGFQTVIERALFHTEASSKQTVGIGDIFVAILEDKESFATYYLLRAGLTRLRLLEVISHGPLAEDSWEDAETFDMDSDEDTTTEQSSKGKATFLEQFTRDLTQAARDGELEPVIGREEIIERTLQVLCRRIKNNPIHVGEPGVGKTAITEGLAQRIAEGNVPELLKNFTIYSLDMGSLLAGTRYRGDFEERIKGIMKELETKKDIILFIDEIHTIVGAGATSGGSMDASNLLKPALTSGKLRCIGSTTYDEYKRFFEKDRALARRFQKIDVPEPTPGETIQIIKGLAPKYEEYHQVRYEETALEEAVSLSTQYINDRHQPDKAIDVIDEAGALSRMLRTKNPETPDVIGSEMIEKIVSKIAHIPEKSVTTGELGRLKDLEVNLKARVFGQDQALEQVVQAVRRSRAGFHKKERPVANFLFAGPTGVGKTELAKSLADVLGIAMHRFDMSEYQERHTVSRLIGSPPGYVGYEEGGLLTDAIRKTPHAVLLLDEIEKAHPEIFNILLQVMDYATLTDNSGRKADFRNVIIIMTSNAGARDIGKPIIGFGSPVLTDSVVNDAVNKIFTPEFRNRLDKVVTFGRLPEDIIQKIVWKEIHEFESMLEERNVTLEVSPKVIQFLAETGYDPEYGARNIGRVIEQEVKSWFVDEVLFGRLLNGGTVRLYMKKGKIAHQVKNGSTVSLS from the coding sequence ATGAATATTAGTGAGACAGTGCAGGATGTAATCAATTCTGCTTACCAAGAAGCAAAAGAAAAGGGGCATGAATATTTAACCCCAGAACATATATTATTAGCATCTTTCAAGTTTGATCGTCCCATCGGTATATTAAAGGCCTGTGATGTAGATATTGAAGATGTTAAAAATAAAGTAACAGAATATCTTGATACGGAGATGACTTTTATTGATGAAGGGGAACCAACACAATCCATTGGTTTTCAAACAGTCATTGAGAGGGCTCTCTTCCATACAGAAGCCTCCAGTAAGCAAACCGTAGGGATTGGTGACATTTTTGTGGCTATCCTTGAAGATAAAGAAAGCTTTGCTACCTACTATCTACTCAGAGCGGGATTAACACGGTTGCGGTTATTAGAAGTGATCAGTCATGGGCCTTTAGCGGAAGACTCTTGGGAAGATGCAGAAACCTTTGATATGGATAGTGATGAAGATACGACAACCGAACAAAGTTCAAAAGGGAAGGCTACCTTTTTAGAACAGTTTACCAGAGATTTAACTCAAGCAGCCCGTGATGGCGAACTAGAGCCTGTTATCGGACGTGAAGAGATCATCGAAAGAACTCTTCAGGTCTTGTGTCGCCGAATTAAGAATAATCCTATTCACGTTGGTGAACCTGGAGTAGGTAAGACCGCTATAACAGAAGGACTTGCCCAGCGTATAGCAGAAGGCAATGTGCCAGAGTTACTTAAAAACTTCACCATCTATTCTTTGGATATGGGATCATTATTGGCTGGTACCCGTTATAGGGGAGATTTTGAAGAACGTATCAAAGGCATCATGAAAGAACTGGAAACCAAAAAGGATATTATCCTCTTCATTGATGAAATTCATACCATAGTAGGAGCAGGAGCCACTTCTGGAGGTTCCATGGATGCCAGTAATTTGTTAAAACCAGCTCTTACTTCAGGTAAATTAAGATGTATCGGTTCCACAACATATGATGAGTATAAGAGATTCTTTGAAAAAGACAGAGCCTTGGCCAGACGTTTTCAAAAGATTGATGTACCTGAACCAACACCTGGTGAAACAATTCAGATTATCAAAGGCCTGGCCCCCAAATATGAAGAATATCATCAAGTACGCTATGAAGAGACCGCTCTAGAAGAGGCGGTAAGTCTTTCAACACAATATATCAATGATAGACATCAGCCTGATAAGGCTATTGATGTTATTGATGAAGCAGGTGCTCTTAGTAGAATGTTAAGAACCAAAAATCCGGAAACCCCTGATGTCATTGGTTCTGAAATGATAGAGAAGATTGTATCAAAGATTGCCCATATTCCTGAGAAGAGTGTTACCACAGGAGAGTTAGGCCGTCTCAAAGACCTGGAGGTGAATCTAAAAGCAAGAGTCTTTGGTCAAGATCAAGCCCTTGAACAAGTGGTTCAAGCGGTAAGAAGATCCCGGGCTGGATTCCATAAAAAGGAACGTCCTGTTGCGAATTTCCTCTTTGCGGGACCTACAGGTGTGGGAAAAACAGAGTTGGCCAAATCATTGGCTGATGTATTGGGAATTGCCATGCATCGATTCGATATGTCCGAGTATCAGGAACGACACACCGTGTCTCGTCTCATAGGTTCTCCTCCTGGTTATGTAGGATATGAAGAGGGTGGGCTTCTAACAGATGCCATCCGTAAGACACCCCATGCGGTTCTCCTCTTGGATGAGATAGAAAAGGCTCATCCAGAGATCTTCAATATCCTGCTTCAAGTAATGGATTATGCTACTTTGACAGATAATTCAGGAAGAAAGGCTGACTTTAGAAATGTCATAATAATAATGACATCCAATGCAGGGGCACGGGATATCGGTAAACCTATCATTGGCTTCGGATCCCCTGTATTAACAGATTCTGTTGTCAATGATGCTGTGAACAAGATCTTTACACCAGAGTTCCGTAACAGATTAGATAAGGTCGTCACATTCGGTAGACTGCCTGAAGACATCATACAAAAGATCGTATGGAAAGAAATACATGAGTTTGAAAGCATGCTAGAGGAACGGAATGTTACCCTGGAAGTTAGTCCTAAGGTTATTCAGTTCTTAGCAGAAACTGGTTATGACCCAGAATATGGCGCTCGAAATATTGGACGGGTTATAGAACAGGAAGTAAAATCCTGGTTTGTGGATGAAGTCCTTTTCGGACGCCTGCTTAACGGTGGTACTGTTCGTCTCTACATGAAGAAAGGAAAAATCGCCCATCAGGTTAAAAATGGATCTACAGTTTCCTTATCTTAG
- a CDS encoding TM2 domain-containing protein: MYSLPIAYLLWALGGFGALGLHRFYMGKFGTGVLYLFSGGLGMIGSVYDFFTLPGQIEEANIRLSYRKAMIQHGAEAYANHHYYKSESKDTLERKVLKLAKKNNGVVSPSELALSSDISIEKAQAQLDKLVSKGFAEIKVRKSGSLVYFFPDFMTDPIDGSDWEVL, translated from the coding sequence ATGTATTCTCTTCCAATAGCTTATCTTCTGTGGGCCTTAGGTGGTTTTGGAGCTCTCGGATTACATAGATTTTATATGGGGAAATTTGGAACAGGAGTTCTGTACTTGTTTTCCGGTGGCCTTGGAATGATTGGGTCTGTGTATGATTTTTTCACACTGCCCGGTCAAATAGAAGAAGCTAATATCCGTTTATCTTATCGCAAAGCAATGATTCAACATGGGGCGGAAGCCTATGCCAATCATCATTATTACAAATCAGAATCAAAGGATACTCTGGAAAGAAAGGTATTAAAACTAGCTAAGAAAAATAATGGCGTTGTATCTCCTTCTGAACTGGCTTTAAGTTCGGATATTAGCATTGAAAAAGCCCAAGCTCAGCTGGATAAGTTAGTCAGTAAAGGTTTTGCAGAGATCAAGGTTCGTAAGTCAGGATCTCTTGTCTATTTCTTTCCGGATTTCATGACTGATCCTATTGATGGATCCGATTGGGAAGTCCTTTAA
- a CDS encoding FliG C-terminal domain-containing protein, which yields MKYNQHGINAYRKTLNTVKEASEKDEDLFAFLSDVPDEDIKYLFNDEDPGTLTKVLPLLDTARKKIVINSLLPAKQQAVIKGLLSKQVLMDGEQQTISKRLREKVALLEKDKADRIDGPSVLSAIMLEMNPLERQSLLKDLHQSSPDIARLIENKVVELRTLEDVVERDRQEFLSSLDDNTILTLMAVYGDKSADLILNQLSKRRQAFIIQYLKSSPPPSASERAAIKDSFLEQLKQGVLDGNLRLKSDEWIE from the coding sequence ATGAAGTATAATCAGCATGGCATTAATGCCTATCGCAAAACATTGAATACAGTGAAGGAGGCTTCTGAAAAAGATGAAGATCTTTTTGCCTTCCTTTCTGATGTCCCTGATGAGGATATAAAATATTTATTCAATGATGAAGATCCGGGAACCTTAACTAAGGTGTTGCCTTTGCTGGATACTGCCAGAAAGAAGATCGTCATCAATTCTCTTCTTCCTGCCAAACAACAGGCTGTCATCAAGGGCTTATTGTCAAAGCAGGTTCTTATGGATGGTGAACAACAGACAATATCTAAAAGGCTAAGAGAAAAAGTGGCTTTGCTAGAGAAGGATAAAGCTGATCGTATCGATGGACCTTCTGTTTTGTCGGCGATTATGCTCGAAATGAATCCTCTGGAGAGACAGAGTCTTCTCAAAGATCTCCACCAAAGCTCTCCTGATATAGCCAGACTGATTGAGAATAAAGTGGTAGAGCTTCGCACTCTGGAGGATGTTGTAGAACGGGACAGGCAAGAGTTTTTATCCTCATTGGATGATAATACTATTCTCACTCTTATGGCCGTCTATGGAGATAAGAGTGCCGATCTCATTCTGAATCAATTATCCAAGAGACGACAGGCTTTTATTATTCAGTACCTTAAGAGCTCTCCTCCTCCTTCTGCCAGTGAAAGGGCCGCTATAAAAGACAGCTTTCTTGAACAGCTTAAACAAGGGGTTCTCGATGGTAATCTTCGTCTTAAATCAGATGAATGGATCGAATAA
- the aat gene encoding leucyl/phenylalanyl-tRNA--protein transferase: MDLQFPYLSTEEYFQFPHPNTATSEGVVAVGGNLSPGMLLSAYKQGIFPWFSPDEPLLWWSPDPRFVLYPQHLHISKSMKKVLRKGVYDISFDTAFDQVIKNCSNVYRPGQPGTWITDDMESAYNKFHELGYAHSVEAWDDKGNLCGGLYGVSLGRYFFGESMFALAPNASKAAFITLVKTLEQQGLFCIDCQVHTEHLESLGAQHIKRDDFLEELSLNSLGNDFFGTWQGMVKAPI; encoded by the coding sequence ATGGATCTACAGTTTCCTTATCTTAGTACAGAAGAGTATTTTCAATTCCCCCATCCCAATACGGCTACATCAGAAGGAGTTGTGGCCGTAGGGGGGAATCTCAGTCCAGGTATGTTATTATCTGCTTATAAACAGGGAATCTTCCCTTGGTTCTCTCCAGATGAGCCCCTTTTGTGGTGGTCTCCAGATCCTCGTTTTGTCTTATATCCTCAACATTTACATATATCAAAGAGTATGAAAAAAGTTCTTCGCAAAGGGGTCTATGATATAAGTTTTGATACAGCCTTTGATCAAGTCATCAAGAATTGCTCCAATGTGTATAGACCTGGACAGCCTGGAACCTGGATCACAGATGATATGGAATCTGCTTACAACAAATTTCATGAATTAGGATATGCCCATTCTGTGGAAGCCTGGGATGACAAAGGTAATCTTTGTGGTGGATTATATGGTGTCAGCTTAGGAAGGTATTTCTTTGGTGAATCCATGTTTGCTTTAGCCCCAAATGCATCGAAAGCTGCCTTTATCACATTAGTCAAAACATTAGAACAACAAGGTTTGTTCTGTATAGACTGTCAGGTCCACACAGAACACTTGGAATCCCTAGGGGCTCAGCATATTAAACGGGATGATTTTTTAGAAGAGTTATCCCTTAACTCACTGGGAAACGATTTTTTCGGAACTTGGCAAGGAATGGTCAAAGCACCAATCTAG